A genomic region of Branchiostoma lanceolatum isolate klBraLanc5 chromosome 4, klBraLanc5.hap2, whole genome shotgun sequence contains the following coding sequences:
- the LOC136432772 gene encoding uncharacterized protein yields MATSDMTTIPQSAEDIALSWVQQVLQRDLPGVTITDVDVKGSINQGEGFLSDIVAFDAVGTRNGTSQRYSLVAKLTDFKRPQTVMSDFPKDFHIEVEILEVKFYSILVPDLLYNVSVQSTEQKFQPKGTDFGDNAHADSLFLPKCYYAATDPSSMVSVRVMENLKTQGFSIKPDLQPLSREEMMLTVGALAQLHGLSHRLELRLGKPLPEKYDWIRPDTNEQAMEAFTDEFHKCLKKFAAAFPDQTDLVARLEKQNLKTLFDYTGGSRVKVLSHSDCWVNNIMIKYEGDVPVAAKLVDWQGIKFFPPTYDLAQLFLCCMSWDVFYNHRDVILAHYHQQLQENLDPSESSGLQKYTLEQLKADFKADCLYGVCCRVMGLMLLPADQDLLRKVQEIKEWGVL; encoded by the exons ATGGCAACATCAGACATGACCACCATACCACAATCTGCTGAAGACATCGCCCTCTCCTGGGTGCAGCAGGTACTGCAGAGAGACCTCCCTGGCGTCACCATCACGGACGTCGATGTGAAGGGATCCATCAATCAAGGTGAAGGATTCCTGAGCGACATCGTCGCTTTCGATGCTGTTGGGACCAGGAATGGTACCAGTCAGCGCTACAGCCTCGTCGCTAAACTGACCGATTTCAAGCGCCCGCAGACTGTAATGTCTGACTTTCCGAAAGATTTTCACATCGAAGTAGAAATCCTGGAGGTGAAGTTTTACTCCATTTTGGTCCCCGATCTTCTTTATAATGTGTCGGTCCAAAGTACAGAGCAGAAATTCCAGCCCAAAGGTACAGATTTCGGTGATAACGCCCATGCCGATTCCTTGTTCCTCCCCAAATGCTACTACGCCGCCACCGACCCAAGCTCCATGGTGTCCGTCAGGGTTATGGAGAACCTGAAAACTCAGGGGTTCTCAATCAAACCCGACCTCCAACCACTGAGCCGTGAGGAGATGATGCTGACAGTCGGGGCCCTGGCGCAGCTGCACGGCCTGTCACATCGACTAGAGCTCCGTTTGGGCAAACCCCTTCCCGAGAAGTACGACTGGATTCGGCCAGATACCAATGAGCAAGCGATGGAAGCCTTCACCGACGAATTTCATAAGTGTTTGAAGAAATTCGCAGCGGCTTTCCCTGACCAAACAGACCTTGTAGCTCGTCTGGAGAAGCAAAACCTCAAGACCTTGTTTGATTACACGGGGGGCTCGAGGGTCAAGGTGCTCAGCCATTCAGATTGCTGGGTCAACAACATCATGATCAAG TACGAAGGTGACGTCCCCGTTGCAGCAAAACTGGTGGACTGGCAGGGGATCAAGTTCTTCCCACCGACCTATGACCTGGCCCAGCTGTTCCTTTGTTGCATGAGTTGGGACGTGTTCTACAACCACAGGGACGTTATCTTGGCTCACTATCACCAGCAACTGCAGGAGAATCTGGATCCTAGCG AGTCGTCGGGCCTACAGAAGTACACACTGGAGCAGCTGAAGGCAGACTTCAAAGCCGACTGTCTGTACGGAGTGTGCTGCCGCGTCATGGGGTTGATGCTCCTGCCTGCAGACCAGGATCTGCTGCGGAAGGTCCAGGAGATCAAGGAGTGGGGAGTTCTGTAA